DNA sequence from the Simiduia curdlanivorans genome:
GCGCCACAAAACCGCGCAAAAAAATGATATACGACGACTTCGGCCAACCTCTGCGCTGGCAATGGGTAGAAGACTAAGCGCCAAACTGGCGCAAGACGGATGCAAGCACTAGACTTTGGAACATGCTCATCAAGTTGAGCTGTCACGCTCAAACTCACTGACGAACAAGCCCACACGGACTGCGGACGGTTAGATGTCTGAAACCATCTACATCATTATCATTGCCGAACTCGTGTTTGTGAGTTGCTTTTGCGGCTATATGATTTACCGCCTCAAGCAACGCCTCACGCGCCTTGCAAAGCGATTAAACCCCGCAGCCTCGGATACCGGCGCCGAAACCGCCGTTGATCTCAATGTTATCGCCTATTTCGTCGGTCAACTCAAACGCACGCGCTCACTGTCCGAAACAGAGCTGGGCACCGAACTCGCCCTGACACCACTGGTTACCAGCGTGCGCTGTGCCTATCTAAACGCCGAGCGAAGAGCGCTCAAACAACCGATCAATAGCAAGGACTATTGGCAAATACTGAACGAGGAAATTACCAAGCTAGTTGGCATGCTCTCAACCGAGGCCAAGCGCACCGGCATGGAAAATCTAGAGCTACGCGAAAAGGAAAAATTACTCAGAGAGCGGCTGGAAAAGCTGGGCGACAAAGATTGGCTAAAAAGCCAACCCCGTGCAATCGCCAGCGCGACAAAAAATCAGCCTGGCTACATGCTAAAGTTTTCCCGCGGCGTGGATCTCAGCCACCAAACAGCCAGCAAAGCTGCCAGCAGTAGCGACAACCTATTCAGACACATAGAACAGCAAAGACAACACACCCAGAAGCTCACCTCTATATTAAAAGAGGAGAAGAACACAACTAACCTAGAAGCTCGCGTGGCGGAGTACGAGCGCATGCTCTATAAGATGGAACACGAATCCGCCAAACTGCAAAAGGACCTGAACGACGCAAAAAAACGGCTCGCCTACGTAGATGATGCCATCAATGCCGGCAACCCCAATGACAAGCAAAGCCAAACGCTACTTAGCGTTATCCGCGCGTCGAAAGACGACGCCAACTCCAAGGACAACATATTTGAGGATTTAATAGCCGACACACAAAACATAGGAACACAGAGCAGAAAGAATATCGACGGCCTGCAAAAAACCATATTCGATCAGCGTAAGTCTATTCTCTCGATGGAGACTACTATCGCAGCACTTGAAGCAGAATTAACTGGCGATTCAGCAGCCGATAGTAATAAACGAGCAGAGTTAGAAAAACTTAAACGCGCCCTTATGGAGTCAGAAGGCTGCATAAAAATACTTGAGAGCGAAGTGGAAACCCTGTATTCAGACTTAAAAAAACTACAAGATCAACGCGAAGAATTGCAAAAACATTATAAAGATAAACCCGATGAGGAAATATTAGAAAACATTAAAGACCAAAATACCCAACGCGAGATTGAATCCGGCGTTAAATTGCAGAAACATAACAACCTAAGCTCGGAGTTTTTGAGTCAGTTCATGACCAACGCCATTGAATCGGGATCGCTCGAGGATTTAATTACTGTATTGCAACACGCCATATCGGAACTCGGTTTTGAATCCCTCATTCGCCTGACGGTAAAAGGCAATAATGTCGACATCGCCGCCATGGGCAAACTCACCAAAGAGGATAAACAATTCATCGAGCGGATGGAATTTGAACCGGGCGACGAGGTGCAAGTTAAAAAGCAGCACATAGCCATCCACTTCAGAAACGCACGAGCCATTCTTAAACAAAAAGGCAACAGCCAAACCATCGACGACCTACAGCAACAGTATTTACACACAATCTTTGGCTTCAGCTCAAACCTCGCCGCCAAGGTCTCTGCGCAAAAGAACATGAGCAAACAATTAGACAACTACGAATACTTTAATGAAATGCTACAAACCATTAGCGCTAACCTCGAAGCACAGTACCGATACCAGCGCGAGGAGACTCAGTCCATCATTCAAAACATCGTCGATCAGTCGCACATGCTAGTGGGCGAAAAAGCCACGCCGGGCCAACAATCAGTGCTTAAAGCGATGAGCGATGAAGCCAATCAACGTACCCAGCTGCTCGAAGCCAATCGCGCCATAGTGCGCAAGCAGTTCACCAAAATTATGGAGAAGCTCAAAAGCGTTAAAAGCTAAGCTTGGCATCCCTACAATAGGGGTGCTAGACGCCCCGAAGTCGTCAACTCCCGCCTCAGTACCGGCTCTGTATAACACCCATCAGCACACCCTCGCCTCGCTTTTTGCCCGCAAGGCCAGCGAAGCATAAACCTATAACCAATTGTTTTTTATAGAGAAATCTAAAAATCGGTTAAAAAATGTAAAAAATATTTACATCACCTATTGCGATATAGAAAACTAGTGATATAGTTACGTATAACACCGGATCAGCAAGGACGTCGTCTGTAGATCCAATGTCAATCAATCTGAACATAGGACAAGACAATGAACACTTTTCAAAACCTGTTAATCGCAAGCTTAATGATCGCCAGCACCAGCACCATCGCCGCCGACGAAGCGCCCGCCATTCAGGCCCCGGCCCCAGCCGTAGATACAACCTGGGCGCTAGCGCAAATTGAGGCTCAAGTAGATGCCGATATCGCGGTACAGGTTTCACCGCTAACCGCACAAGCGTCGAAAGAAGGTAATACCTGGACCTATCGCCAGCTGATCAACGGTCAAGAAATCGAAATTCAAATAACTGAACTGGCCATGGCCAGCGCCAAGAAGGTAGCTAAGCGCGCGGTAGAAGTTGCCATGAACATGGCCGGCTTTTAACTCATAAAACAGCAATAGGATGAGTCACATGAATACATTCAAACACGTTAAAAAATTAGGTTTAGTGCTAGGCGCAGCATTACTCTGCCTAGCCGCCAACCTACAAGCTGATGATCTGCTTAAGAAGACGGTCGAAATTTCAAATATTGATCGTTTGGAAGTGGCAGGACCCGGTTTACTTACCCTTAGCCAAGGCGATACCGAGAGTTTAGAAATTGTCGCCAGCGAAAAAATGATGGAGCGCATCGAAGTCGATGCGCGTGGTAGCACACTTCGTTTGCGCTTGAAAGATGGCAGCAACTGGGGTTTCTTTAAAATTGACAGCAAAATTCACTACCAGCTGACGCTGAAATCGCTCAATAAAATATCCACAGCCGGTTCTATTGATCTAGAACTCGCAACGGATTTAAACCTGGATGATTTCAAGCTTGAACGGGCCGGCTCCGGCGATAGCGCTTTCTTAAATATTAACGCCCAAGAAATGGAAGTGAGCAATGCCGGCTCCGGTGACTTCAACGCCAAAATCATCAGTGCCAAAAATTTAGAATTAAGCACCGCAGGTTCTGGAGATGTAAGGGTTACAGAAATCCGTGTTAACGAAAAAGTAGAGTTTGATACAGCAGGGTCCGGTGACATCGACATCGACCAACTCACCGCAAATGAACTCGAGGTGAATATGGCCGGTTCTGGCGACACATCCATTGGTCAGGGTAGTGTACAGCGCCAATCGGTGGATATCGGCGGCTCGGGTAACTACTCTGCCGCAAAATTAAAAAGTGCCAGTGCAGAATTAGATTTGAGCGGCTCTGCCGATGCAGTGGTCTGGGTAACCGATGAGTTAGTCGTCGACGCCAGTGGCGCATCTGATGTGAAATATTACGGCCAACCAAAAGTAGAAGCCGATACAAGTGGTGCAAGCAGTGTGAAATCACAAGGTATGAAGCCCTAGTCATTTCATAAGTTCCCACGTTATAAGGTACGCATTATGCAACAGTGGAATGATGATCAACCCATCTATCGCCAATTACGGGATCGTATGGTGGGTTTAATAATGGAAGGCGCTTATCTCGAAGGCGATGCAATCCCTTCGGTGCGAGCAGTATCTTCCGAATACCAAATTAATCACCTCACCGTATCAAAAGCCTATCAGGAATTGGTAGATGAAGGTTTAGTGGAAAAAAGAAGGGGATTGGGCATGTTTGTTATCGAAGGCGCCAGGGAACATATTTCAAAAGCAGAGCGCGAGAAGTTTTTAAGCATTGAACTTCCCCAGCTTCTACAACGAATCGCTCAACTCGGTATCAGCAAGAAAGAGCTCGTTGAACACATAAACACCGCCTTGGAAGGAGCTGAATAATGGACGCTGTTATCCAAGCAAAAGGTTTAACCAAACGCTACGGCAAACACAAAGCCTTGAATCAGGTCAGCTTTGACATTGCGCCCGGGCGCATCGTTGGGCTAATAGGCCCGAACGGCGCGGGTAAAACCACCGCATTGAAAGGCATATTAGGGCTGGCGGAAGTTGAAGGCGAACTCAGCGTGCTCGGCATGAACCCAGTACAACAGCGCACACAACTCCTTGAACAAGTCAGTTTCATCGCCGACACCGCTATTCTGCCACGCTGGATTAAAGTCAACGAAGCGATTGATTATGTCGCTGGCGTACACCCACGGTTTAATCGAACCAAGGCGGAAGCCTTTTTAACCAAAACGAAAATAAAGAGCGATGCCAAAGTTAGCAGCCTATCGAAAGGCATGATTACCCAATTACACCTTGCATTAATAATGGCGATCGACAGTAAACTTCTCGTGCTCGACGAACCGACGCTAGGGCTGGACATCATCTATCGCAAGCAGTTTTATACCGCCTTATTAAATGACTATTTTGACGAAGAGAAAACCATTCTCATCACCACCCACCAAGTTGAAGAAATTGAAACTATTCTAACGGATTTAATTTTTATCAATGACGGCGAAGTCTCATTAAATATGGCCATGGAAGATATCGGCGAAACCTTCACCGAGGTGCAGATCAGTAACAAAGATAGAGAAGCCGCCGCCGCCTTAAATCCCATTCATATAACACCAAGGCTGGGTGGCTACAGCGTACTCTACGAAAATCAAGATCGCGCGGCACTGGAAGGCCTTGGCAGCCTACACACACCAAGTATTACCGATCTATTCATAGCAAAAATTCAACCACAATTAAGTTGGGGCCAAGCAAAATGAATCGTTATTTACTTCCATTCAAACGCGAATTCTGGGAATACCGCGGCTCTTTTATCCGTCTACCCTTTTTTGGCGCTGCGATAATCGCATTATTAATGACGGCCGCACTAACCCTATACGCCACCAATGTTATCGAGTACGTGTTCGAAGACGATGACTTCCGCTTTACCACGAGCAAAGAGTTTGTCAACGGCAAAATGCACCTTGATATCGATTTCAATGAGCAGGAAGTGCATAGAGAAGCTCTCGAAGCTGCACGTGAAAGTTTAATTCAGGCCCGAGACGACCTACAACAACACGGCGCCGATTTTGATCCAGAAGAAATTGAACAAGATCTTGAAGCTGCGCGCCAAGACCTTGCTCAGGCCCAACAAGCGCTTGCCCGTATCGGCATTAATATCGACCTAAGTAACGCTACCACTGGCATCGACCACAGCAAGATAAAAGCTGACGTTCAACGCCAAGTGAACCGTGAAATAGCCAAGATTGATCAAGAAATTGCACAACTCGAGCGCGAACTAACGAATGCAATCATAGCACCGCCCAAGGCGCCAGCGGCTCCGGTAGCACCAGCCGCACCGTCGACACCGCCAGAAGCGGAGGATATTCGTCAGTTTCCATCGCAAGTTATTGTGATCAAAGGCGATCAAGCGCTCGGCTTTAGCGACGACAACATCGAATCCATCAACGATGTTATACGGGTCTTTTTTGTCATCTTTAGCGGGCTGATGATGATTGTCGGCATTTTTTACTTGCTGTCATGTCTGTACACAGACAGAAAGGACAACAGCGTTCTGTTTTGGAAGTCTATGCCCATTTCAGAAATGCAAAACACGCTAACAAAATTTTCAACCGGCATATTTATTCTGCCAACTATCGCCGTTTTGGCCGGTCTCTTAGTGGGGCTAGCATTTACTATGTTAAGTATGATTTATGTGGCCAGTTATTCCTCCAGCACGACGCCTTGGGAATTATTAGCAGGTATCAATCTGTTTAGTTTTGCCATTCAACATTGGATTACCGCCATTGGCGTCGCCTTGTGGTGCCTGCCACTGTTTGCATGGTTAATATTTGCATCTGCCGCAGCTCGCCGTTCACCCTTTATGCTTGCGTTATTACCGCCGGCGGCCCTAATCATTGCCGAGCAAGTTGTGTTCAGCAGCACCTGGATTGTTGAAGCCATTTCGCGCCGTATTCCTGGTGTAGCCATACAAGAAAACGGCGAGGCGGGGTTTTTGCTGTTTGAAAAAGCAGGACTAAACCATATTGGCGCTTTTTTAACGAACCCAGGTCTTTGGACCGGCTTAATCATCGGCGCGGGCTTACTCTACGCTACCGTTTGGTTACGCAACAATCGCTACGAAGTTTAAGGGCTTATCTGACATGAAGATCTTTGCTGCATGCCTGTTCATGTCAGCTCTATTTAGCGCTTGGGTTTATGGTGACGGTCGGTATCAACAAAACTACCAACTGTCACCCGCCCAAGATATAGTCATAAATGCCTTTGGCAAGGTAGTGATACAGAACGGAAAACAGAATCAGCTAACCTTGATCGCTGAACAAGATGTCAGCCCGTTTATTGAATTAACCCTAGATCAGGAACAGTTAATTATCACTGACACTCGAGTAAATTCATTCTGGTTTCAAGCGCAGCAGTTGTGGTGGCGTCTTATGGATAAACGTCTCGATGTACAACCCGTCACTTACCAATTGACTCTCTCAGCACCGGAGAAAATTACTCTGAATGGCCACTTAACAACACAGGTCAAACAGCTCAGTACAACAAGTTTAACAGTAAACGCAAATGGCCTAGGCCAACTATTGCTGGAAGATTTACAGCTCGGCCAATTAGCCATCGCGCTAAATGGAAAATTTGATACCCGTGTGAACAATGTCAACGCTGAGACGTTAGACCTATCCTTCAATGGCACAGGCAGCGTAAAAACTCATAACCTATTGACCGATGAACTACGCGCATCAATTAATGGCTCAATCGATAGCCATTTAGCTGGGCGCACGGATGAGCTTCACTTGCAAATGAAGGGTTCCGGCAAGTGTCAAGGACATGGCTTTGCAACTGAGCGCGCCTTTATTTTACTGTCGGGTACCAGTCAGCTCACGTTAAAGGTTAACCAACAACTAACCGCAACATCCGAAGATGACAGTCAGCTCTTTTACTACGGCAACCCAGAAACCCGGGTGGAGGGCAATGCAAGCACACACCTTGTTGGCGGCTATCAGGCCAAGATCTACTACTAATTTCATCGCTTCAACACCTTAATCGCCAGCCGATCCTTCGACAAGATGCCTGCATTTATTGAGTGAAATCGCTCCGACATAGCCAATCTGCTTTTTCGCCGCTCGAGCCAAATACTTTATCTAGGGGCAAAAAAAAAGCCGCGAATTCGCAGCTTAAGAAAACATCAATGAGGAGACATATGAAAAACACACTTGAGCATTCATATGGGTCTTTGACGATAGGCAGCCTCATTAGTTCCCTGAATTTACAAATTTCATAAAATTATCGACTAACCCCCTCTAGAACAGCTCCAGCCCCTACTCAATGCTGCGTTATCCACCCATGGTTAACCCCGCTTGACAGACATACTGTGTGGCGCCTAGCATACCAATACTGTGTAACGCACAGCATATACACTAAACCCGGTATCAAGGCCCATGGATTCAGACTCATTGCTGCAAAAAATGACTCACGAGCTAAGGCGGGGCTCACTAACCCTCGCCGTGCTGCAGGCACTAAGACGCGAACACTACGCCTATTCACTGCGTAAGTATCTAGCCGATCGCGGCCTGGATGTGGACGAAGGCACCCTCTACCCACTCGTGAGGCGGCTCGAAAAAGACGGTGTGCTCACCAGTGAGTGGCGCGAGGAGAGCGCGCGCAAGCGTCGATTCTATCGGCTTTCAGCCATGGGGCAGGCGCTGCTACCGCGCCTGCAACAAGAATGGCAACAACTTGCCAATGCACTCAACCGAATAGAAGACCTGCAGCAAACCCAGGCCGACAACACTCAGGAGCAAGTATGATGAACTGGACTACACGTTACCTACAGGCGCTAGCGCCCTACCTGCCTCAGCAACAGCGGCAAGACATTTGCGATGAACTGGAGGCGAACTTACTGGATCGTTTGGAGGAGCGCGCTCGAGAAAATGGCAGCGAAGACACGGAGAGCGACGCCAAAGCGCTCATCGCCGAACTGGGGCATCCAGCTCGCTATGCCAGCGAGTTTCACACTCGCCAGGCCTTAATTAGCCAGCCACTTCTGGAAATTTACAAGCAAACACTGCGCTGGCTAGTCTGGATACTGGTGGGCTTATTCAGTGCTATTGAACTTGTCGCTAGCCTTTACAGCGGTGACATTCACCCAATTGCCATGGCGTTCAGCATAGCCAACAACATCGTTGAGCACTTGGTGTGGGGCTTTAGCATTATTACCTTGGTGTTTTATTTTGCCGAAGCCCAAATTAACAAACTGAGCCTGCTAGAGCGCTGGCAACCGGAAGACTTACCCTTGCTGCAACCCGCTTGGAATAAAGTATCGGCCAGTGAATCGGCCTTCGGCGTGGTGACTTACACCTTATTTGCCGCCTGGATGTTCGGTTGGATCGCTCCTTTTAACACTTGGCGCCTGGCGCTAGGCAACACGCTCGCCGCCGACCTCTACGCTTGGCTGATACCAGCCATCGGCTTGCTCGCCATCGCCTTTGCGCTACACCGCCTCTACCTCTGTTTCCTACCCTATTGGCAGCGGTCGAGCCTAGCCTGCAATATAGCACTCAATGTTGCGACCTTAGCGGCCGTCGCACTCTTGATTACGCTGCCCAGCGATCAGCTGCCAATTTTTATCAGTGACAAGGTGGAAGTCCAAGCGTTGCTCGACCATCTGTCTTACTCGGTAAAATGGATGCTGCTGGTGATTGCCGGATTTTCCCTGTACGAAATCACGCGCGATGGATTGCGCTGGCGGCAAGTGCCCTAGCCCGAGGGTAAAAAAAAGCCGCTCAAAGGAGCGGCTTAAAAACATCATCGGGGAGATATGAATGCCAGTAAGCACTTCATGTCTGTTTGAGCACCCAGAGGAGGAAAAGTTCCAATAAATCTGCATTAACTTCGCCGCCCTTCCTTTTTGCCCTCGACCCCTGCCGTTGCTAATCGATCGCCTCTAAAACGACCGAGCCTAAAACAATAGCTCCTAAAAAGACTGCTCCTAAAATGACTGCCCTTAAAATGACTGCCCTTAAAATGAATAGTCTCGTTCCACCTTGGCAATACGTGTTACATAGTTACCGTACCACCGCTCTTTACCCAGTTGCTGGGCCATCTGGTGATCGGCTTGCTGCTTCCAGGCCCTGATGGCGTCCAAATCTGCCCAATAAGACACTGTGATACCCAAGTCCGAGTCTCTGACTGACTCAACCCCCAAAAAGCCCGGTTGCTGATGCGCCAGCTCAACCATCGCGTCGGCGGTTTCACCATAGCCCTGCTCCACAGGCGTGCGGGTAGAGCTAAATATGACGGCGTAGTAAGGGGGCGGCGGCGTATTGGCAAATGGCGACATGAAATAGTCCTTTAATCGACGGGATAGGGAGTTGGTCGCAAAAATAACGACTTTAGTAGCAAAAAGCTGTCGTTTTGTCGCAGACAACAGATAGGCTACAGGTTTTTACCCGTATCGGGGAAACCAGCTACATTATTTTAACGCCTTATTGATTT
Encoded proteins:
- a CDS encoding GIN domain-containing protein, whose translation is MNTFKHVKKLGLVLGAALLCLAANLQADDLLKKTVEISNIDRLEVAGPGLLTLSQGDTESLEIVASEKMMERIEVDARGSTLRLRLKDGSNWGFFKIDSKIHYQLTLKSLNKISTAGSIDLELATDLNLDDFKLERAGSGDSAFLNINAQEMEVSNAGSGDFNAKIISAKNLELSTAGSGDVRVTEIRVNEKVEFDTAGSGDIDIDQLTANELEVNMAGSGDTSIGQGSVQRQSVDIGGSGNYSAAKLKSASAELDLSGSADAVVWVTDELVVDASGASDVKYYGQPKVEADTSGASSVKSQGMKP
- a CDS encoding GntR family transcriptional regulator, translated to MQQWNDDQPIYRQLRDRMVGLIMEGAYLEGDAIPSVRAVSSEYQINHLTVSKAYQELVDEGLVEKRRGLGMFVIEGAREHISKAEREKFLSIELPQLLQRIAQLGISKKELVEHINTALEGAE
- a CDS encoding ABC transporter ATP-binding protein, with the translated sequence MDAVIQAKGLTKRYGKHKALNQVSFDIAPGRIVGLIGPNGAGKTTALKGILGLAEVEGELSVLGMNPVQQRTQLLEQVSFIADTAILPRWIKVNEAIDYVAGVHPRFNRTKAEAFLTKTKIKSDAKVSSLSKGMITQLHLALIMAIDSKLLVLDEPTLGLDIIYRKQFYTALLNDYFDEEKTILITTHQVEEIETILTDLIFINDGEVSLNMAMEDIGETFTEVQISNKDREAAAALNPIHITPRLGGYSVLYENQDRAALEGLGSLHTPSITDLFIAKIQPQLSWGQAK
- a CDS encoding GIN domain-containing protein, which translates into the protein MSALFSAWVYGDGRYQQNYQLSPAQDIVINAFGKVVIQNGKQNQLTLIAEQDVSPFIELTLDQEQLIITDTRVNSFWFQAQQLWWRLMDKRLDVQPVTYQLTLSAPEKITLNGHLTTQVKQLSTTSLTVNANGLGQLLLEDLQLGQLAIALNGKFDTRVNNVNAETLDLSFNGTGSVKTHNLLTDELRASINGSIDSHLAGRTDELHLQMKGSGKCQGHGFATERAFILLSGTSQLTLKVNQQLTATSEDDSQLFYYGNPETRVEGNASTHLVGGYQAKIYY
- a CDS encoding PadR family transcriptional regulator; the protein is MDSDSLLQKMTHELRRGSLTLAVLQALRREHYAYSLRKYLADRGLDVDEGTLYPLVRRLEKDGVLTSEWREESARKRRFYRLSAMGQALLPRLQQEWQQLANALNRIEDLQQTQADNTQEQV
- a CDS encoding HAAS signaling domain-containing protein, giving the protein MMNWTTRYLQALAPYLPQQQRQDICDELEANLLDRLEERARENGSEDTESDAKALIAELGHPARYASEFHTRQALISQPLLEIYKQTLRWLVWILVGLFSAIELVASLYSGDIHPIAMAFSIANNIVEHLVWGFSIITLVFYFAEAQINKLSLLERWQPEDLPLLQPAWNKVSASESAFGVVTYTLFAAWMFGWIAPFNTWRLALGNTLAADLYAWLIPAIGLLAIAFALHRLYLCFLPYWQRSSLACNIALNVATLAAVALLITLPSDQLPIFISDKVEVQALLDHLSYSVKWMLLVIAGFSLYEITRDGLRWRQVP
- a CDS encoding antibiotic biosynthesis monooxygenase family protein, which codes for MSPFANTPPPPYYAVIFSSTRTPVEQGYGETADAMVELAHQQPGFLGVESVRDSDLGITVSYWADLDAIRAWKQQADHQMAQQLGKERWYGNYVTRIAKVERDYSF